Proteins from a genomic interval of Capsicum annuum cultivar UCD-10X-F1 chromosome 4, UCD10Xv1.1, whole genome shotgun sequence:
- the LOC107868643 gene encoding homeobox-leucine zipper protein HAT22-like isoform X1: MICNTRLSLSLGSSTIPPHQNNKKRKATQDDNNQELALGLSTSSELITNNNCDHMINPQLLGGVNSSVSSLSNTSVKRERDASSLEEEVENLETKKVVLISPKVLVHNDDDDDEDVHVYGTRKKLRLTKEQSDVLEDSFKEHTTLNSVRKKQKRDLARRLSLRPRQVEVWFQNRRARTKLKQTEVDCEILRKCYEDLKEENRRLNKEIQELKSLKMSAPFRLQLSAATLSMCPSCERSTYGGSTNRIFITN, encoded by the exons atgatatgCAACACAAGGCTAAGTTTAAGCTTAGGATCATCTACTATTCCTCctcatcaaaataacaaaaagagaaaagcaaCACAAGATGATAATAATCAAGAATTAGCACTTGGTTTATCAACTTCATCAGAGTTGATCACAAATAATAATTGTGATCATATGATTAACCCTCAATTATTAGGAGGAGTTAATTCATCGGTTTCTTCATTATCTAATACAAGTGTTAAAAGGGAAAGAGATGCTAGTAGTCTTGAAGAAGaagttgaaaatttggagacaaaAAAAGTTGTATTAATTTCTCCAAAGGTATTAGttcataatgatgatgatgatgatgaagatgttCATGTGTATGGTACGAGGAAGAAATTAAGACTCACTAAGGAGCAATCTGATGTTTTAGAAGATAGCTTCAAAGAGCACACCACTCTTAATTCTGTACGTAAG AAGCAAAAGAGAGATTTAGCAAGACGATTAAGCTTACGTCCTCGACAAGTGGAAGTGTGGTTTCAGAATCGAAGAGCCAG GACCAAGCTGAAGCAAACAGAAGTAGATTGTGAAATACTTCGAAAATGTTACGAagatttaaaagaagaaaacagaAGGCTAAATAAAGAAATACAAGAGCTAAAATCTCTCAAAATGTCAGCACCCTTTCGTTTACAATTATCAGCAGCAACACTTAGTATGTGTCCATCCTGCGAGAGATCAACGTACGGTGGCTCTACCAACAGGATTTTCATTACTAATTAA
- the LOC107868643 gene encoding homeobox-leucine zipper protein HAT22-like isoform X2 has product MICNTRLSLSLGSSTIPPHQNNKKRKATQDDNNQELALGLSTSSELITNNNCDHMINPQLLGGVNSSVSSLSNTSVKRERDASSLEEEVENLETKKVVLISPKVLVHNDDDDDEDVHVYGTRKKLRLTKEQSDVLEDSFKEHTTLNSKQKRDLARRLSLRPRQVEVWFQNRRARTKLKQTEVDCEILRKCYEDLKEENRRLNKEIQELKSLKMSAPFRLQLSAATLSMCPSCERSTYGGSTNRIFITN; this is encoded by the exons atgatatgCAACACAAGGCTAAGTTTAAGCTTAGGATCATCTACTATTCCTCctcatcaaaataacaaaaagagaaaagcaaCACAAGATGATAATAATCAAGAATTAGCACTTGGTTTATCAACTTCATCAGAGTTGATCACAAATAATAATTGTGATCATATGATTAACCCTCAATTATTAGGAGGAGTTAATTCATCGGTTTCTTCATTATCTAATACAAGTGTTAAAAGGGAAAGAGATGCTAGTAGTCTTGAAGAAGaagttgaaaatttggagacaaaAAAAGTTGTATTAATTTCTCCAAAGGTATTAGttcataatgatgatgatgatgatgaagatgttCATGTGTATGGTACGAGGAAGAAATTAAGACTCACTAAGGAGCAATCTGATGTTTTAGAAGATAGCTTCAAAGAGCACACCACTCTTAATTCT AAGCAAAAGAGAGATTTAGCAAGACGATTAAGCTTACGTCCTCGACAAGTGGAAGTGTGGTTTCAGAATCGAAGAGCCAG GACCAAGCTGAAGCAAACAGAAGTAGATTGTGAAATACTTCGAAAATGTTACGAagatttaaaagaagaaaacagaAGGCTAAATAAAGAAATACAAGAGCTAAAATCTCTCAAAATGTCAGCACCCTTTCGTTTACAATTATCAGCAGCAACACTTAGTATGTGTCCATCCTGCGAGAGATCAACGTACGGTGGCTCTACCAACAGGATTTTCATTACTAATTAA